The Dermacentor albipictus isolate Rhodes 1998 colony chromosome 2, USDA_Dalb.pri_finalv2, whole genome shotgun sequence genome has a segment encoding these proteins:
- the LOC135915945 gene encoding uncharacterized protein, producing MASSFAILLLVILSLCSHLNEVLGNETGGSSASSSSSSQSKGARTLDKLNAGEYIRGLGGRRGLDKISGGELLRSADDVQLLRSLMLSYALRGLSPSSLGSGTRRGLDKIGGGEYIREAGAFPIGAGLTKRFDSLSGLTFGGDQLRLQKRGYGHGEFDEIDHAGWPGFYKRNFDEIDRNGFEGFNKRNFDEIDRTGFEGFYKRSGARKK from the exons GAGGTGCTGGGTAACGAGACTGGTGGCAGTTCCGCttcctcctcgtcgtcgtcgcAGTCCAAGGGGGCCCGCACGCTGGACAAGCTGAACGCCGGCGAATACATCCGCGGGCtgggcggccgccgcggcctcgATAAAATCAGCGGCGGAGAGTTGCTGCGTTCTGCCGACGACGTCCAGCTTCTCCGGTCCCTGATGCTGTCGTACGCACTGCGAGGTCTGTCTCCCTCATCGCTCGGCTCAGGTACTCGCCGAGGCCTGGACAAGATCGGTGGCGGCGAGTACATCCGCGAAGCGGGTGCTTTCCCGATTGGTGCTGGACTGACCAAAAG GTTTGACTCCTTAAGCGGATTGACCTTCGGCGGCGACCAGCTACGCCTGCAGAAGCGCGGATATGGCCACGGCGAGTTTGATGAAATTGATCACGCCGGATGGCCTGGTTTTTACAAGCGCAACTTCGACGAGATCGACAGAAATGGCTTCGAAGGTTTCAACAAACGCAACTTTGACGAGATCGATCGAACTGGATTTGAAGGGTTCTACAAGCGTTCGGGCGCCCGGAAAAAATGA